One Manihot esculenta cultivar AM560-2 chromosome 18, M.esculenta_v8, whole genome shotgun sequence genomic window carries:
- the LOC110607162 gene encoding probable LRR receptor-like serine/threonine-protein kinase At1g06840 isoform X4, whose protein sequence is MQETRQMAISSIIYIIVMFNNPCCIHNGDLEMFYDSGGFCIPGMSISRTPTYGAILIMWLCWSSVLIEAQDSITDPVEVSALQNIRRSLIDINRNLSNWNRGDPCTSNWTGVLCFNITMDDGYLHVRKLQLLNMNLSGTLSPSLGSLSHLKILDFMWNNISGSIPKEIGKIKSLELLLLNGNQLIGPLPEELGYLPNLDRIQIDQNHISGPIPVSFANLNKTMHFHMNNNSISGQIPPELSRLPNLIHFLLDNNNLSGYLPPQLSELPNLLILQLDNNNFDGATIPDSYGNMTKLLKLSLRNCSLKGPIPDLSRISNLGYLDLSINQLNGSLPPERLSGNITTIDLSNNDLAGSIPEYFSGLLHLQRLSVANNSLNGSLPSTLWQSRNLNASERLILDFENNRLESISANGSIILPQNVSLRLQGNPVCSNSNLVQFCGSHNEDLYKQGWTNTTDNCHIQSCPYVYSPTSPVNCFCAAPLYVGYRLKSPGFSNFQPYRDAFEKHLASGLNLELYQLYIENFQWEVGPRLRMQLQLFPIYDASNKSSHVFNTSEVLRIMSKLTGWDIPDNDIFGPYELLYFPLLDPYDNVILPSSSSAGTSKGALAGVILGAIASTAALCVIVSLLLMRVFLRNYHLRDYREISKRRQASKASMKIDGMKDFTYTELALATNKFSSSTQVGQGGYGKVYKGILADGIVVAIKCAQEHSLQGEKEFLTEIEFLSRLHHRNLVSLVGYCDEEGEQMLVYEFMSNGTLRDKLSAKSKEPLSFRLRLRIALGSAKGIFYLHKEANPPIFHRDIKASNILLDSNYNAKVADFGLSRLAPVPDIEGAVPAHVSTVVKGTPIRVMFIALVSYFWSC, encoded by the exons ATGCAAGAGACGAGACAGATGGCTATCAGCTCCATCATCTATATCATCGTCATGTTCAACAATCCCTGCTGCATTCATAATGGTGACTTG GAGATGTTTTATGATTCTGGTGGTTTTTGCATTCCTGGGATGTCTATATCAAGAACTCCCACTTATGGAGCTATTTTGATAATGTGGCTGTGTTGGTCTTCTGTGCTCATTGAAGCACAAGATTCCATTACTGATCCTGTGGAAG TGAGTGCACTGCAGAACATCAGGAGGAGTTTGATTGATATCAATAGAAATTTGAGCAATTGGAACCGTGGGGATCCCTGCACATCAAATTGGACAGGAGTTTTGTGCTTCAATATAACAATGGATGATGGCTATCTGCATGTTAGAAAACT GCAACTACTTAATATGAATCTGTCTGGAACTTTATCACCATCACTTGGTAGCTTATCTCATTTGAAAATATT GGATTTTATGTGGAACAACATAAGTGGGAGTATACCCAAGGAGATAGGAAAAATTAAATCCTTGGAACTCTT GCTTTTGAATGGAAACCAATTGATAGGTCCCTTGCCTGAAGAGCTTGGATATCTTCCAAACTTGGACAGAATACAGATTGACCAGAACCATATATCAGGACCAATCCCTGTGTCATTTGCAAACCTAAACAAAACGATGCACTT TCATATGAACAACAATTCAATTAGTGGGCAGATCCCACCGGAACTATCCAGATTACCAAATCTTATTCACTT CCTTCTAGACAACAACAACTTATCTGGATATCTTCCACCACAGCTCTCTGAATTACCAAACTTACTGATACT TCAACTTGATAACAACAACTTTGATGGGGCGACAATTCCTGATTCTTATGGCAACATGACTAAACTGTTGAAATT GAGTCTCAGAAACTGTAGTTTGAAAGGTCCAATACCTGATCTGAGCAGGATATCAAACCTTGGTTATCT AGACCTCAGTATAAACCAGCTAAATGGATCCTTACCTCCTGAAAGGCTTTCTGGGAATATTACAACCAT TGATCTATCCAACAATGATCTTGCTGGAAGTATCCCAGAATACTTTTCAGGCCTGCTTCATCTTCAGAGACT GTCAGTTGCAAACAATTCACTGAATGGCTCCCTTCCATCTACCCTTTGGCAAAGTCGGAATCTGAATGCATCTGAAAGACTCATCTT GGATTTTGAGAACAATAGACTGGAAAGCATTTCTGCCAATGGCAGTATTATTCTCCCTCAGAATGTTTCACTCAG GCTTCAAGGCAACCCTGTATGTTCAAATTCCAACCTGGTCCAATTTTGTGGATCTCACAATGAGGATCTTTACAAGCAGGGTTGGACAAATACTACCGATAACTGTCACATTCAATCATGTCCTTATGTATATTCCCCAACATCTCCTGTAAATTGTTTTTGTGCTGCCCCTCTTTATGTTGGATATCGATTGAAAAGTCCTGGATTCTCCAATTTTCAACCCTACAGAGATGCATTTGAAAAGCATTTGGCATCAGGTCTCAACTTGGAACTTTATCAACTATacattgaaaattttcaatggGAAGTAGGACCTAGATTGCGAATGCAGTTGCAGCTATTTCCTATCTATGATGCTAGCAACAAGAGTTCTCATGTGTTTAATACAAGTGAGGTTCTGCGTATCATGAGCAAGTTAACTGGATGGGACATTCCTGATAATGATATATTTGGACCTTATGAACTTCTATACTTCCCTCTGTTGGACCCTTACGATAATG TGATTCTTCCGTCGTCATCATCAGCTGGTACAAGCAAGGGTGCTTTGGCTGGCGTAATACTGGGTGCCATTGCCAGTACAGCTGCATTGTGTGTAATTGTTTCACTTCTTCTCATGAGGGTCTTTTTGAGGAACTACCATTTGAGGGACTATCGTGAAATTTCAAAAAGACGTCAGG CATCTAAAGCCTCAATGAAAATTGATGGCATGAAGGATTTTACTTATACTGAACTGGCTTTGGCTACCAACAAGTTTAGTAGCTCCACTCAAGTTGGTCAAGGAGGATATGGAAAAGTTTATAAAGGCATTCTGGCAGACGGCATAGTTGTGGCCATCAAATGTGCTCAGGAGCATTCTCTACAGGGTGAAAAGGAGTTCTTAACAGAAATAGAATTCTTGTCAAGGCTACATCATAGGAATCTCGTTTCTTTGGTTGGATATTGTGATGAAGAAGGTGAACAG ATGttggtttatgagtttatgtcaAATGGCACTCTTAGAGATAAACTTTCTG CCAAGTCTAAAGAACCCCTGAGTTTTAGATTGAGATTGAGAATTGCCTTAGGTTCAGCGAAAGGCATCTTCTACCTGCATAAGGAAGCTAATCCTCCAATTTTCCACCGAGATATCAAGGCAAGCAACATATTGCTGGACTCCAATTATAATGCAAAGGTTGCTGATTTTGGACTTTCAAGACTCGCCCCAGTTCCAGATATTGAAGGGGCTGTGCCAGCTCATGTGTCCACAGTTGTAAAGGGTACTCCG ATAAGAGTGATGTTTATAGCCTTGGTGTCGTATTTCTGGAGCTGTTGA